AGGTAAAGTTAAAAGTCGCTTCGTATACCGTGTCATCGGCAGCACAATCGGCTCGATCGTCCTTTCGGGCCGTCACACCGACAATACGGTCATTTCCGTTTTTCTCATAGTAAAAGCCCTCGAATGCATAGCAGGCAGAAGGCTTCTTGTAGCGAATCGTCACGGGATAGGTATGGCCAAGTCCGAAACTCTCAGGAAGCACGTAGCTTTCTACTGGCAGGACTTCAAGCGTATAGTTAGGACTGTCATCACCAAGCGAACAGGCGCTAATGGCGAACACGGCGATAAAGAGCAGGGCAATCTTTTTCATCGTTAGGGTATTATAAAATCTGCATCATTTGCGATTACAGATGGATTTTCATTGCATGGGTTGCGTATACACGCAAAAAAACCCGAAAAAATCGGGTTTTCTATTTAATTCTGCGATTTGATGAGGTCTTTGATCTTTTCCTCAAGCTCGTCGGCTAATTCCGGATTGTCTTTGATGAGTGCTTTCACTGCATCCCGCCCTTGTCCGAGGCGGGTTTCGCCATACGCGAACCACGACCCCGATTTCTTGACGATTTCAAACTCAGTAGCCAGGTCGAGTATCTCACCCGCTTTCGAAACGCCTTCACCATACATGATGTCGAATTCAGCGGTACGGAACGGAGGTGCCACTTTATTTTTTACCACTTTCACTTTGGTGCGGTTCCCGATGACATTCTCTCCGTCTTTGATCTGCGACGAACGACGGATGTCAAGACGCACCGACGCGTAGAACTTCAACGCGTTACCACCCGTTGTCGTCTCCGGGTTTCCAAACATAACGCCTATCTTCTCGCGCAACTGGTTGATGAAAAACACCGTGCAGTTGGTTTTACTGATAGTGGCGGTGAGTTTCCGCAGTGCCTGTGACATCAAACGGGCATGCAGACCTACTTTAGAATCGCCCATTTCGCCTTCGATCTCGCTTTTCGGTGTCAAGGCCGCAACCGAGTCGATTACGACGATGTCGATAGCGCCGGAACGAATCAGGTTCTCGGCAATTTCGAGCGCCTGTTCGCCGTTATCGGGCTGCGATATGATAAGATTCTCGATGTCTACATTGAGTTTCTGGGCATAATTACGGTCAAAGGCATGTTCTGCATCGATGAAGGCAGCGATGCCCCCGGCTTTTTGGGCCTCGGCAATAGCATGCAGGGTCAGCGTCGTCTTACCCGAAGATTCAGGGCCGAAGATTTCGATGACACGACCTTTAGGGTATCCATTAACGCCCAAAGCCAGGTCGAGGCCGAGCGATCCGGACGATATGGTTTCGACTTCCTCTACGGCCTGGTCGCCCATCTTCATGACGGTGCCTTTTCCGTAGGTCTTATCGAGTTTGTCAAGCGTTAACTGTAAGGCTTTTAGTTTGGCTTCTCTCTCTGAACTCATTGTTTCTTTCCTGATTAATTTTTCGTAAAAGTACGGCATTTTCTCCTGCGTGGATTACGGTTTTTCCGCAGAAATATGAACAATTTCGAATTACGGAAGTTCCCGCCAAAATGCGTATTTTCGCCGCGAAGAATCGTCACATGGAAAGAATCCTATCGTATCCGTTGTCTGCACTTTTCTACCTGTGGTTTGGATTGGTGCTGGTGGTTTTCCATCCCATCCAATGGGTGGCACACAATGTTTTCGGTTACAAGGCACACAAACTCTCGGTCGACGTGCTGAATTTCCTGTCGGAAGCCGGACTGTTGCTGCTGACCGGTAACCGCATGGTGTTTTCGGGCGTTTCAAATATCCCGTCCGACACGCCGCTGATTGTCGTCACCAACCACCAAAGTATGTGGGAAATCATCGCGCTGATTGTCCACCTACGGAAATTCCACCCGAAATTTGTAGCCAAGGTCGAACTCGGAAAAGGCATCCCGAGCGTATCCTACAACCTCCGAGTTGGCGGGTCGGTGCTGATCGACCGCAAGGATCCAAAACAAGCCCTGCCGGAAATCAAAAAGATGGCCGAATACATTGAGAAAAACAACCGTTCGGCGGTCATCTTCCCCGAAGGCACCCGAAGCAAGACCGGACAACCGAAGCCTTTTTCGCAAAACGGGATCAAGATACTATGCAAGTTTGCCCCCTCGGCGGTCATCGTCCCGATTAGCATCAATAACTCCTTTAAATTAGTTAAATACGGCTTTTTTCCGCTTGGTCTGGGAAATCGCGTTACCTTTACAGTTCATAACCCACTGTCCGTCAAGGACTATCCGTTCGACGAGCTTTTTACTTTAACCGAAAAAACGGTTGTCGACGGAATAAAATACTGAATTACATGTCATTACACAACATGCGACTTGAAGTCATGCGCTTTCTTGAAAACAAAGTCGACGGCTTCGTGAACGAATACCTTATCCCTGTTGAAACGCTTTGGCAGCCGTCTGATTTCCTGCCTGACACGAGTAGCGAGCACTTTTTCGACGAAGTCACCGAACTGCGCGAGATCGCGAAAGACCTTCCCTATGATTTCTGGATCGTTTTGATCGGGGATACCGTTACGGAAGAAGCCCTGCCGACCTATGAGTCGTGGCTGATGGACGTGGAAGGCGTTGACAACGTCGAGCGCAACGGTTGGTCAAAGTGGGTGCGCCACTGGACCGGCGAGGAGAACCGCCACGGCGACCTTCTCAATAAGTACCTGTACCTTTCAGGACGGGTCAACATGAAAGAGGTTGAAATCACCACTCATCACCTTATCAACGACGGTTTTGACATCGGAACTGATCGGGATCCTTACAAAAACTTCGTCTACACCAGCTTCCAGGAGTTGGCTACGTATGTATCCCACAACCGTGTTGCCAAGTTGGCCAAGACCTACGGAGACAAGAAATTGTCGCGTATGTGCAACATGATTGCCGGCGACGAAATGCGCCACCACAATGCCTACAGCGAGTTCGTCAAGCAGATTTTTACCGTTGATCCCAACGGGATGATGCTGGCATTCCAGGAGATGATGAAGAAAAAAATCGTTATGCCGGCTGGATTCCTTCGTGAGTCTGGGCAGAAAATCAGCGAGGCATTCGAACATTTTTCAGATTCCGCGCAGCGCATCGGCGTTTACACCGCGAACGACTACGTTGACATCATGCGGAAACTGATCGAGCGCTGGGAAATCGGCAACATGCTGAACCTGTCGGAAGAGGCTGAAAAAGCCCGTGATTTCCTGATGAAACTCCCCGATCGTATGGCCCGCGTATCCGAACGACTGGTCATCCCGGCCGAATCGCACGTATTCAAATGGGTAGAACCGGCACTGGTTCGCACACGATAAACAAAAACAACATCAGGTGGGGGAAAAGAGGAGAGACGGTCCAACCGCATCGCTCACTTCTTTTCCCTCACTTTCTTATGTAGACCTATGACGGATAGAAGTATTGAAAAGACGGTGGCGTTTGTTCAAAAGGAACTTCAGGGCGCAGAAGGCGGCCACGACTGGTTCCATATCGAACGGGTATGGAAAAACGCCCGTCACATTGCCGAAAAAGAAGGAGGAGACCTTTTGGTGGTCGAATTGGCCGCGTTGCTGCACGATATCGCCGACAGCAAGTTCCATGGCGGAGATGAAACGGTAGGGCCTGCGAAGGCGCATGCGTGGATGCAATCGCTTTCCCTTCCGGACGCAACCATTGCGCATGTGGTTTCGATCATCGAGAACATATCGTTTAAAGGCGGCACCACCGCCCGCACCTTCCACTCAAAAGAGCTGGACATCGTGCAGGACGCCGACCGGCTCGACGCATTGGGTGCCATCGGCATCGCCCGTACCTTCAATTATGGCGGGTTCAAAAATCGCTCTTTGTATGACCCATCCGTTCCTCCAAAATTGGGTATGTCGAAAGAGGAATATAAAAACAGCGCGGCACCGACGCTGAATCATTTCTACGAGAAACTTTTCCTGCTAAAGGGCCTCATGAATACAGAAACGGGAAAGGCGTTGGCTGAGGAACGCCACCAGTATATGGAAGCATTCGTTGCGCGGTTTCTTGCGGAGTGGAACGGAAAGTTCTCCTAACCTCATCCCTCTCCACTACCTTCCCAACCGGTGGAACACTGGCATCACGAGAAGCCCGGACAAGGGAATAAGGACAATCACGACTTTCATAGCCGTCTTCAGCCGTCGGTTTATCGCGCCGCGGCGGTAGGCGTTATCCAACACGATTATCGCGCAGAATAGCACCGTCACAATAACGAACGGAGCCAGCAGCCACATCACGTCGGTGCTGTCGAGCAGGTCGATCTGTGTTGTAATGTACGCATCGGTGCCTGATATAATCAAGAAAAACTTACCTAAGATAAGTACCGCGAGGAATACCCGAAGTAGTTTCATGTGTTTTGTAGGACGTTTAACAGACGAATACGCCCCGTAGAAAAAGGCGTTCGCCTGGCGGATTTCCGCTGTTTTCGTGGGCAAAACTATACAAAACAGCTCCCTTGAACGATGCGTTCTGCTACTATGTCCTTATTTGGTAGGAAATGGGGTCCAACTGGTCGTTTATGTGGTATTTTCGGTAAGTCCGAACCTTGATAAAAACAGCAAAAGCGGACCGTTTGGATCCGCTTTATGCTATATTGGAAGCCTCAGGCTTGCCTGTTGCCCTTGTTGGCTATTCAATCTCCGACACCCGCAGGGTATTTACCATTCCCTTATCGGTGACCGGCATAGCCGCCAGGTTGATAAGGAAGTCGCCTTTATCGACGAATCCGCGTTCACGGGCCATATGGTTGATATCGGTAACCGTATCGTCTGTGCTGACGAACTTGTCGTAATAAAAGGATTTCACACCCCAAAGCAGGCTCATCTGTGTCATGATGATTCTATTGGACGTGAACACCAGGATGTGGGCCGAAGGGCGCCAGGCCGAAATCTGGAAGGCCGTGTAGCCGCTGTTGGTGAGCGTGCAGATCGCCTTTGCCTTGATTACATTCGCCATCGTGGCGGCATGGTGGCAAATCGACTTCGTGATGAAGCGCTTCGTACGCACCTGTGGCGTATTCTGTGGTACCTGGATAAGCGGTGAATCTTCCACTGCTTCAATGATCTGGGTCATCTTCTCAATAACCTGCACCGGATAGTTTCCAACGGAGGTTTCGCCGGAAAGCATCACGGCATCGGCACCGTCCATGATCGAGTTGGCCACGTCGTTTACCTCGGCACGGGTCGGTGTCAGCGAGGTAATCATCGTTTCCATCATCTGTGTTGCCACAATCACCGGAATACGGGCCGTTTTGGCGCGGTTGATGAGTTTTTTCTGGATGAGCGGCACTTCATGGGCCGGCATTTCCACACCCAAATCGCCGCGGGCCACCATAAGGCCGTCGCAATAGGCTACGATCTTGTCGATATTTTCAACCGCTTCCGGTTTCTCGATCTTGGCGACAATGGGAATTTTATGCTCCGAGTTCTCTTTGATCAGTTCCTGCAGTTCCTGCAAATCTTTCGGCGTACGGACGAACGAGAGCGCGATCCAATCCACCTTTTCACTGATGGCGAACAACGCGTCACGGATGTCTTTCTTGGTCAGCGCCGGAAGCGATACCTTGGTATTTGGCAGGTTTACACCTTTCTTCGATTTCAGGGGTCCACCCTGTACGACTTTGGCGACTACCTCAGTGGTGCCGTTGGTGGAAACCGCTTCAAAAATCAGTTTGCCGTCGTCAAGGAGGATGCGTTCACCGGGGTTTACGTCCCGCGGGAACTCTTTGTAGTTCATATAGACCTTTTCAGCCGTACCAGGAATGTCCTCGGCGGTCGTGAAAGTAATGTGGTCGCCTGCTTTTACCACTACGTCTTCCTGCATCACGCCGACACGTAGTTTGGGTCCTTGCAAATCGGCGAGGATACCGGTGTGGTAGCCGAACTCCTCGTTAAGGCCACGGATGAGGTCGATCTTCTGTTTTACATCATCATAATCGGCATGCGAAAAGTTGATCCGGAAGACGTTTACGCCTGCATCGATCATGTCTTTGAGCACTTCACGGGTGCTACAGGCAGGTCCGAGCGTAGCGACGATCTTCGACTTTTTGTTCGTTGGCATTTTGTATCAGAAAATTAGATTGTGCTTTGATTTTACGGTGGCGGCGTCTACACTGTAAACGGCCGAGATACGGTCGATGGCATGAATCCGTGCCGCCACCTCTGGAATTGGCATCGGGCCATTTTCGATTTTCAGGAAATAATCGACTTTACGGAACTCCGGCAACAGCCATACTTTCGATGCGACGGGCGCTACCGATCCGAACAAGCCGTCTTGCGGGGCGGCCGAATCGGGAATGACTTCATTTTTGTTGCTCACCAGGTTCCAACTGGTTTCGGCTTCGGCTTCTTCATAGGTAAACCGCGAGAACCACGAATGTCCTTCTTTCGAAGAGATGGTGATTTCGTCTTTGTTCTTGCGGAAAAGTACCGGAAGGTGCTGGTTCAGGAAATACGCCAGACGGTAGTCTTCAAGTGCGGTATGGATAGCGATGAGGTCGTAGTCAACCTCCTCGAAATCGTCAAAATGCAGTTTATGGACGGCCATTCAGTTAGTTCCGGATAAGGCGTAAAGATACTATTTCTAAACGAGAAAAGACAGCCGTTCGCGTTACGAGGTGGTTAATAATCAACGAAATCGATGTAGTTTTGGCGATTCCGTGTTATTTTAAGTTAATTTTATTCTGTAAGGCAAAATAGCCCCGTTGGGAGGCTTTTTCCTCCGCTTTCTTCTTCGAAACGGCCCTCGCTTTGGCCACCACTTTTCCGTCAATCGACAGTTTCACGCCAAAAAGACGCTCACCCGTGCTATTGTTGTCTTCGAAGACATCATAATAGAACGTCTTCTTCTCTTTCTGGCACCACTCGATCAACAGGCTTTTATAGCTGATCACTTTTCCTTCCAGCCGCGCGATGTCGACATACGGGATGATCACCCGTTGGTGGATGAAGGATTCGCAATGGGCATAGTCATGGTCGAGATAAATGGCGCCAATAAGGGCTTCGAACAGGTTGCCATGGATGTTATCGCCGAAATGTTGGGGTGACACCTTGCTTTCCACAAACTGGATGAGGCCCAGGTCGCGCCCCAATTCGTTGAGGTGCTCGCGACTCACGATCTTTGACCGCATTTTCGTCAGGTAGCCTTCATCTCCGGCGGGTACTTCCCGATACAGGTGGGCGGCAATCACCGAGCCGAGCATGGCATCCCCTAAAAATTCCAGCCGTTCATAGCTGATTGCATTCCCCTTGTCGTCGGTCTTATTGGCCGAGCGATGGGTAAATGCCGTGCGATAGTGGTCGAGGTTTTGGGGTGGGAAGCCGAGAATCTCCCGGATTTGGTCAAAAAAAATCCCGCCTTCCTTAGGACGGGATTTGGTTATTATTTTCCTCAGAAAGCGCA
This genomic interval from Flavobacterium sp. HJ-32-4 contains the following:
- the rnc gene encoding ribonuclease III codes for the protein MRFLRKIITKSRPKEGGIFFDQIREILGFPPQNLDHYRTAFTHRSANKTDDKGNAISYERLEFLGDAMLGSVIAAHLYREVPAGDEGYLTKMRSKIVSREHLNELGRDLGLIQFVESKVSPQHFGDNIHGNLFEALIGAIYLDHDYAHCESFIHQRVIIPYVDIARLEGKVISYKSLLIEWCQKEKKTFYYDVFEDNNSTGERLFGVKLSIDGKVVAKARAVSKKKAEEKASQRGYFALQNKINLK
- a CDS encoding acyl-ACP desaturase, whose product is MSLHNMRLEVMRFLENKVDGFVNEYLIPVETLWQPSDFLPDTSSEHFFDEVTELREIAKDLPYDFWIVLIGDTVTEEALPTYESWLMDVEGVDNVERNGWSKWVRHWTGEENRHGDLLNKYLYLSGRVNMKEVEITTHHLINDGFDIGTDRDPYKNFVYTSFQELATYVSHNRVAKLAKTYGDKKLSRMCNMIAGDEMRHHNAYSEFVKQIFTVDPNGMMLAFQEMMKKKIVMPAGFLRESGQKISEAFEHFSDSAQRIGVYTANDYVDIMRKLIERWEIGNMLNLSEEAEKARDFLMKLPDRMARVSERLVIPAESHVFKWVEPALVRTR
- a CDS encoding IPExxxVDY family protein, whose translation is MAVHKLHFDDFEEVDYDLIAIHTALEDYRLAYFLNQHLPVLFRKNKDEITISSKEGHSWFSRFTYEEAEAETSWNLVSNKNEVIPDSAAPQDGLFGSVAPVASKVWLLPEFRKVDYFLKIENGPMPIPEVAARIHAIDRISAVYSVDAATVKSKHNLIF
- the pyk gene encoding pyruvate kinase, encoding MPTNKKSKIVATLGPACSTREVLKDMIDAGVNVFRINFSHADYDDVKQKIDLIRGLNEEFGYHTGILADLQGPKLRVGVMQEDVVVKAGDHITFTTAEDIPGTAEKVYMNYKEFPRDVNPGERILLDDGKLIFEAVSTNGTTEVVAKVVQGGPLKSKKGVNLPNTKVSLPALTKKDIRDALFAISEKVDWIALSFVRTPKDLQELQELIKENSEHKIPIVAKIEKPEAVENIDKIVAYCDGLMVARGDLGVEMPAHEVPLIQKKLINRAKTARIPVIVATQMMETMITSLTPTRAEVNDVANSIMDGADAVMLSGETSVGNYPVQVIEKMTQIIEAVEDSPLIQVPQNTPQVRTKRFITKSICHHAATMANVIKAKAICTLTNSGYTAFQISAWRPSAHILVFTSNRIIMTQMSLLWGVKSFYYDKFVSTDDTVTDINHMARERGFVDKGDFLINLAAMPVTDKGMVNTLRVSEIE
- a CDS encoding HD domain-containing protein, whose amino-acid sequence is MTDRSIEKTVAFVQKELQGAEGGHDWFHIERVWKNARHIAEKEGGDLLVVELAALLHDIADSKFHGGDETVGPAKAHAWMQSLSLPDATIAHVVSIIENISFKGGTTARTFHSKELDIVQDADRLDALGAIGIARTFNYGGFKNRSLYDPSVPPKLGMSKEEYKNSAAPTLNHFYEKLFLLKGLMNTETGKALAEERHQYMEAFVARFLAEWNGKFS
- a CDS encoding 1-acyl-sn-glycerol-3-phosphate acyltransferase, encoding MERILSYPLSALFYLWFGLVLVVFHPIQWVAHNVFGYKAHKLSVDVLNFLSEAGLLLLTGNRMVFSGVSNIPSDTPLIVVTNHQSMWEIIALIVHLRKFHPKFVAKVELGKGIPSVSYNLRVGGSVLIDRKDPKQALPEIKKMAEYIEKNNRSAVIFPEGTRSKTGQPKPFSQNGIKILCKFAPSAVIVPISINNSFKLVKYGFFPLGLGNRVTFTVHNPLSVKDYPFDELFTLTEKTVVDGIKY
- the recA gene encoding recombinase RecA → MSSEREAKLKALQLTLDKLDKTYGKGTVMKMGDQAVEEVETISSGSLGLDLALGVNGYPKGRVIEIFGPESSGKTTLTLHAIAEAQKAGGIAAFIDAEHAFDRNYAQKLNVDIENLIISQPDNGEQALEIAENLIRSGAIDIVVIDSVAALTPKSEIEGEMGDSKVGLHARLMSQALRKLTATISKTNCTVFFINQLREKIGVMFGNPETTTGGNALKFYASVRLDIRRSSQIKDGENVIGNRTKVKVVKNKVAPPFRTAEFDIMYGEGVSKAGEILDLATEFEIVKKSGSWFAYGETRLGQGRDAVKALIKDNPELADELEEKIKDLIKSQN